The Nitrospira sp. genome window below encodes:
- the queF gene encoding preQ(1) synthase codes for MKRNTTKTKPGTTKLGYNERHAKSGITASLPAIETFPNQYKGYEITIEIPEYTAICPKTNLPDFGTVTIHYRPNKACLELKSLKMYIHAYRNLGIFYENAVNRMLHDIVTSCRPVWAKVTGTFAARGGLRSVIEARYPHP; via the coding sequence GTGAAACGGAACACGACAAAAACAAAACCGGGCACTACAAAACTGGGCTACAACGAACGGCATGCCAAGAGCGGCATCACCGCGTCACTGCCTGCGATTGAAACATTTCCCAATCAGTACAAGGGCTATGAAATCACGATCGAGATTCCCGAATACACCGCGATTTGCCCGAAAACCAATCTGCCAGACTTCGGCACGGTCACCATTCACTATAGGCCCAACAAGGCTTGCCTGGAGCTCAAATCCCTCAAGATGTACATCCACGCCTATCGCAACCTCGGCATCTTCTATGAAAATGCCGTAAACCGCATGCTGCACGACATCGTCACCTCCTGTCGGCCGGTCTGGGCCAAAGTCACCGGCACCTTTGCCGCACGAGGCGGGCTGCGGAGCGTGATCGAGGCCCGATA